In Microtus pennsylvanicus isolate mMicPen1 chromosome 17, mMicPen1.hap1, whole genome shotgun sequence, one genomic interval encodes:
- the Neu4 gene encoding sialidase-4: MGAPRVPRRTVLFQRERTGLTYRVPALLCVPPRPTLLAFAEQRLSPDDSHAHRLVLRRGTLARGSVRWGTLTVLETAVLEEHRSMNPCPVLDEHSGTIFLFFIAVLGHTPEAVQIATGKNAARLCCVTSCDAGLTWGSVRDLTEEAIGAALQDWATFAVGPGHGVQLRSGRLLVPAYTYHVDRRECFGRICWTSPHSLAFYSDDHGISWHCGGLVPNLRSGECQLAAVDGDFLYCNARSPLGNRVQALSADEGTSFLPGELVPTLAETARGCQGSIVGFPAPPSSRPQEDRWPVGLGKTPQSPSFCLRAQESSGEGVGVSVEGWVPRGPFSSPQSWSPVKHSLEPGSGGDKTAWTPELPMSSASPLQSPTWLLYSHPSGRRARLHMGIYLSRSPLDPHSWSEPWVIYEGPSGYSDLAFLGPVPGVSLAFACLFESGSRASYEDISFCLFSLGDVLENVPTGLERHNLRDKPQGHCWPS, from the exons ATGGGAGCCCCACGTGTTCCCAGAAGGACGGTGCTCTTTCAGCGGGAGAGGACAGGCCTGACCTACCGTGTGCCTGCGTTGCTCTGTGTGCCTCCCAGGCCGACATTGCTGGCTTTCGCGGAACAGCGACTTAGCCCCGATGACTCCCATGCTCACCGCCTGGTGCTGCGGAGGGGCACACTGGCCAGGGGCTCAGTGCGG TGGGGCACCCTGACTGTGCTGGAGACTGCGGTGCTGGAGGAGCACAGGTCCATGAACCCTTGCCCGGTACTGGACGAACACTCCGGGaccatctttctcttcttcattgcCGTGCTGGGCCACACACCAGAGGCCGTGCAGATTGCCACTGGCAAGAACGCTGCTCGACTCTGCTGTGTGACCAGCTGTGACGCAGGCCTGACCTGGGGTAGTGTGCGAGACCTTACTGAGGAGGCCATTGGTGCAGCATTGCAGG ACTGGGCCACCTTTGCTGTGGGTCCAGGCCACGGAGTCCAGCTGCGCTCAGGTCGCCTGCTTGTTCCTGCTTACACCTATCACGTGGACCGTCGGGAGTGTTTTGGCAGGATCTGCTGGACCAGTCCCCACTCCCTGGCTTTCTACAGTGATGACCACGGGATCTCCTGGCACTGTGGAGGCCTTGTGCCCAACCTGCGCTCTGGAGAGTGCCAATTGGCTGCGGTGGATGGAGACTTCCTCTACTGCAATGCCAGGAGCCCTCTAGGAAACCGGGTGCAGGCACTGAGCGCTGATGAGGGCACCTCTTTCCTACCAGGGGAGCTGGTGCCTACACTGGCTGAAACTGCCCGTGGTTGCCAGGGTAGCATTGTGGgcttcccagccccaccctccaGCAGGCCTCAGGAGGACCGGTGGCCAGTGGGTCTTGGGAAAACCCCACAGTCCCCATCCTTCTGTCTTAGAGCACAGGAGTCTTCAGGGGAAggtgttggggtttctgttgagGGTTGGGTTCCCAGAGGGCCATTCAGCTCCCCACAGTCCTGGAGCCCAGTGAAACACAGCCTAGAACCTGGGTCAGGTGGAGATAAGACAGCCTGGACCCCAGAACTCCCCATGTCCTCTGCTTCCCCGCTTCAGAGTCCCACATGGCTGCTGTATTCCCACCCATCAGGGCGTAGAGCTCGGCTCCACATGGGAATTTACCTGAGCCGGTCCCCCTTGGATCCCCATAGCTGGTCAGAGCCCTGGGTGATCTATGAGGGCCCCAGTGGCTACTCTGACCTGGCGTTCCTTGGGCCTGTGCCTGGGGTATCCCTGGCCTTTGCCTGTTTGTTTGAGAGTGGGTCGAGGGCCTCCTACGAAGatatctctttttgtttgttctcaTTGGGTGATGTTCTGGAGAATGTGCCCACTGGCCTAGAGAGACACAATTTGAGGGACAAGCCTCAGGGGCATTGCTGGCCCTCTTGA